A region from the Sphingomonas sp. S2-65 genome encodes:
- a CDS encoding PhoX family protein → MNDLTETPFGYSDGDVDTNTSSAITLNELADQRLSRRQTLRGGSAIVAATLGGSVLAACDSNDDRPDGPSAPTVNAGAATTTSAGRMVTLNGSAEGATAYSWTQVSGPTVTIENPNSAKASFMAPAVSAATTFTFQLAAAGGSNAATATTTVTVNPAVLGFAAVAKNKLDVVSVPEGYTVQVINRTGDPIGANVPAYKNDGTDTNFAQRIGDHGDALYWYGLAATGTARDAANSARGLLVQNHENINQQYLHPNGATSNGGIRPEAEAIKEIECHGVSVTEVSQNAARAWSVNQASSLNRRITPSTPMVFNGPVKGSDLIKTAHSADGTTGRGTINNCANGTTPWGTAITCEENWAGYFRRPLADIAGRTAKEITALNRYGVTGNGNFSWSTVVPADATNTLFRRWNATVSGASATADFRNEPNQFGWIVEIDPYSPGSTPRKRTALGRMGHEGCWPGAFVAGKKPAWYMGDDATNEYMYKFVSDTAWVAADATATDRLATGDKYLDKGTLYVARFNADGTGQWLPLVFGQNGLTATSTVYPFADQADVLVNTRLAADVLGATPMDRPEWTAVNPVTGDVYLTLTNNGNRVTTADTPSASQRRTDAANPRVYIDPPSTSRGNRNGHIVRLKETGNSTDATSFTWDIYLFGAGADLDAANINVSGLTADQDFSSPDGLYFSRSTNAAGQVKPLLWFQTDDSAYTDVTNCMMLAALPGTVGDGGARTITNSNAAGVTSTQATRVGAAPSAATLKRFLVGPVECEITGIDTTPDGRTIFVGIQHPGENGTPAAPSSHWPDSQATGTAGATIRPRSAVVVISKTDGGVVGL, encoded by the coding sequence ATGAACGACCTGACCGAGACGCCCTTCGGCTATTCCGATGGCGACGTCGACACCAACACCAGCTCGGCCATCACCTTGAACGAACTGGCGGACCAGCGCCTTTCGCGGCGCCAGACGCTGCGTGGCGGCTCGGCCATCGTCGCCGCGACGCTGGGCGGATCGGTCCTGGCGGCATGCGACTCGAACGACGACCGCCCGGACGGGCCCAGCGCCCCCACGGTGAACGCCGGCGCCGCGACCACCACTTCGGCAGGCCGCATGGTCACGCTGAACGGCAGCGCGGAAGGTGCGACCGCTTATTCCTGGACTCAAGTCTCGGGTCCGACCGTGACGATCGAGAACCCGAACAGCGCGAAGGCCTCGTTCATGGCGCCGGCAGTGTCGGCGGCGACGACGTTCACCTTCCAGCTCGCCGCTGCGGGTGGGTCGAACGCGGCGACCGCGACCACCACCGTCACGGTGAACCCGGCAGTGCTCGGCTTCGCGGCGGTTGCCAAGAACAAGCTGGACGTGGTGAGCGTCCCCGAGGGCTATACGGTCCAGGTGATCAACCGCACGGGTGATCCGATCGGTGCCAACGTGCCCGCGTACAAGAACGACGGCACCGACACCAACTTCGCCCAGCGCATCGGCGATCACGGCGACGCGCTGTACTGGTACGGCCTGGCTGCGACCGGCACTGCGCGTGACGCGGCGAACTCGGCGCGTGGCCTGCTCGTGCAGAACCACGAAAACATCAACCAGCAGTACCTTCACCCGAACGGCGCGACCAGCAACGGCGGCATCCGCCCCGAAGCCGAGGCGATCAAGGAGATCGAGTGCCACGGCGTGAGCGTCACGGAAGTAAGCCAGAACGCCGCCCGTGCCTGGAGCGTGAACCAGGCCAGCAGCCTCAACCGCCGCATCACCCCAAGCACGCCGATGGTGTTCAACGGCCCGGTCAAGGGTTCGGACCTGATCAAGACCGCCCATTCGGCCGACGGCACCACGGGCCGCGGCACGATCAACAATTGCGCCAACGGCACCACGCCATGGGGCACGGCGATAACCTGCGAAGAGAATTGGGCCGGCTATTTCCGCCGCCCGCTCGCCGACATCGCAGGCCGCACGGCGAAGGAAATCACTGCGCTGAACCGCTATGGCGTGACCGGAAACGGCAATTTCAGCTGGTCCACGGTCGTGCCGGCAGATGCCACGAACACGCTCTTCCGCCGCTGGAACGCCACCGTGTCGGGTGCGTCGGCGACCGCGGACTTCCGCAACGAACCCAACCAGTTCGGCTGGATCGTCGAGATCGATCCGTACAGCCCGGGCTCGACCCCGCGCAAGCGCACCGCGCTGGGCCGCATGGGCCATGAGGGCTGCTGGCCGGGCGCATTCGTCGCCGGCAAGAAGCCTGCATGGTATATGGGCGACGACGCCACGAACGAATATATGTACAAGTTCGTGTCGGATACCGCCTGGGTCGCCGCGGATGCGACCGCGACCGACCGGCTGGCCACCGGCGACAAGTATCTGGACAAGGGTACGCTCTACGTCGCCCGCTTCAACGCCGATGGTACCGGCCAGTGGCTGCCACTGGTGTTCGGGCAGAACGGCCTCACCGCGACCAGCACCGTCTATCCGTTCGCGGATCAGGCCGACGTGCTGGTCAACACCCGCCTTGCCGCCGACGTTCTTGGCGCCACGCCGATGGACCGTCCGGAATGGACCGCCGTCAATCCGGTTACCGGCGACGTGTATCTGACGCTCACCAACAACGGCAATCGCGTCACGACGGCCGACACGCCGTCCGCCAGCCAGCGCCGTACCGATGCCGCCAACCCGCGCGTCTACATCGATCCGCCCAGCACCTCGCGCGGCAACCGCAATGGCCATATCGTCCGTCTCAAGGAGACCGGCAACAGCACTGACGCGACCAGCTTCACCTGGGACATCTACCTGTTCGGCGCCGGCGCCGATCTGGACGCGGCGAACATCAATGTGTCGGGCCTGACCGCGGATCAGGATTTCTCGAGCCCGGACGGCCTGTATTTCAGCCGCTCCACCAACGCAGCCGGCCAAGTGAAGCCGCTGCTCTGGTTCCAGACCGATGACAGCGCCTATACCGACGTCACCAACTGCATGATGCTCGCCGCGCTTCCGGGCACGGTGGGCGATGGCGGCGCGCGCACCATCACCAACAGCAACGCCGCCGGGGTGACGTCGACGCAGGCGACACGCGTCGGGGCGGCCCCTTCCGCCGCGACGCTGAAGCGCTTCCTCGTGGGCCCGGTGGAGTGCGAGATCACCGGCATCGACACCACGCCGGACGGCCGCACGATCTTCGTCGGCATCCAGCATCCCGGCGAGAACGGCACCCCCGCGGCGCCGAGCAGCCACTGGCCCGACAGCCAGGCGACCGGCACCGCCGGCGCGACGATCCGCCCGCGCTCCGCAGTGGTCGTGATCAGCAAGACCGATGGTGGTGTCGTCGGGCTCTAA
- a CDS encoding PAS domain S-box protein, which translates to MQAGRQGTEIAQTIWCVEQVFSGVLRRFAHIVNHCRGFEGPRGSCAGAGDLRVSSVESRPLVDAGQKNRSIAAAIAVAACLCSLASLMGWLFDFPQLRTFGFDTFPVRPLTSLGHLALAAGLLAVVAERPRVAVLLWLVPLAVAESYLVEALTHDVWSVARLIGDAPSAAADASAVVRPRVSSIAILFLLTLAAYGSLVRKWLSAEIAGLVATLILCLSAAAIVLVLFSEPGGATPRVLIAPMPAAICGFALSLSLIVLSIDLGWVRAIASRRGNLWMLGLLPAALLLPVIPSLLELFFLRGKGVSVAATGTLVTLCNMMIVGVIAYWSITRIAKAQATSIELSEALNAATVAITTATGRIVYWSAGCEKLYGWSAEEAQGQNKYALLRSFCPIRPTEPRPTNGVAQELVERDRNGRDIFVIEHGISVSSPGREPVIALKMTDATERRKAVEALKETEERLAVAALAQELGVFEWDVASGRIDWSPGTELRLGLYPGSMSDFDSWSAQVAPEDLQSSLDTIARAVQARAGRFGFRYRFRQPNGGVRAVEGSSRAFYDDEGNLVRTVGVILDITEREEHDSELRQREAQLRSILQAVPDAMIVTDDQGIIQQFSAAAERLWGYRSTDVVGRPATILVPEQMREPHMTVLRRFLQHGEGVIGDVHTSTAELADGRRYPIEIRTGVARVDDRFLLTMFVRDLSERLAAEERLSDLSAEIAHVSRQSAMSELAADLAHELNQPLSATSNYLSAARMLLERGEGAERVIELLRSGADQTHRAGEIIRRMRAFMARGEVEMRAESIERTVRDAADLVQVGTTHFNIRIAFQLDPEVRFVFADRIQVQQVLVNLMRNAMEALRSSDRPDRIVTIGSRKTDDQMVELAVSDNGPGIPAQVLENMFSRFTTTKGSRGGMGIGLSISKRIIEAHGGSLSAANQPGGGAIFRFTLPMIEGGHDQ; encoded by the coding sequence TTGCAAGCGGGCCGGCAGGGAACAGAAATCGCGCAGACAATTTGGTGTGTTGAACAAGTCTTCTCTGGAGTTTTACGGAGGTTCGCACATATTGTTAACCACTGTAGGGGCTTTGAGGGACCTCGCGGATCCTGTGCAGGGGCAGGTGACTTGCGTGTAAGCAGCGTTGAATCGCGCCCGCTAGTAGATGCGGGGCAGAAAAACCGATCGATTGCAGCGGCTATTGCTGTCGCTGCCTGTCTATGCAGCCTTGCATCCTTGATGGGCTGGCTGTTCGATTTTCCGCAACTGCGAACCTTCGGTTTCGACACCTTTCCCGTCCGCCCGCTGACCAGCCTTGGCCATCTAGCACTCGCTGCCGGTCTGCTGGCGGTGGTAGCAGAGAGGCCGCGCGTTGCGGTATTGCTGTGGCTTGTGCCGCTGGCGGTCGCGGAATCGTATCTGGTCGAGGCACTCACGCACGACGTGTGGAGTGTGGCGCGTCTGATCGGGGATGCCCCGAGCGCGGCAGCCGACGCCAGCGCCGTCGTGCGGCCTCGCGTCAGCAGCATAGCCATTCTCTTCCTGCTGACCCTGGCCGCCTATGGCTCGCTGGTCCGCAAATGGCTGTCGGCCGAGATAGCGGGCCTGGTCGCGACGTTGATCCTCTGCCTGTCCGCCGCGGCGATCGTGCTGGTGCTGTTTTCCGAACCCGGCGGCGCGACGCCCCGAGTCTTGATAGCGCCCATGCCCGCGGCGATATGCGGATTTGCGCTGTCACTCTCCTTGATCGTCCTCAGCATCGACCTGGGCTGGGTACGCGCGATCGCCTCCAGGCGCGGCAATCTTTGGATGTTGGGGCTCCTGCCCGCAGCGCTGCTGCTGCCGGTGATCCCTTCGCTCCTCGAACTCTTCTTCCTGCGCGGAAAAGGCGTGTCGGTGGCGGCGACCGGGACGCTGGTCACCCTGTGCAACATGATGATCGTCGGCGTGATCGCCTATTGGTCAATCACGCGGATCGCCAAGGCGCAGGCGACCTCCATCGAGCTGTCGGAGGCGCTGAACGCGGCAACGGTCGCGATCACCACCGCCACCGGGCGCATCGTCTATTGGTCGGCGGGCTGCGAGAAGCTGTACGGCTGGAGCGCGGAGGAAGCTCAGGGGCAGAACAAATACGCCCTGCTTCGCTCCTTCTGCCCGATCCGCCCGACCGAGCCCCGCCCCACGAACGGCGTTGCGCAGGAACTGGTGGAGCGCGACCGCAACGGTCGGGACATCTTCGTGATAGAACATGGCATCAGCGTGAGCAGCCCGGGACGGGAACCGGTGATCGCGCTCAAGATGACCGACGCGACCGAGCGCCGGAAGGCAGTCGAAGCGTTGAAGGAAACCGAGGAACGGCTTGCCGTCGCGGCGCTGGCGCAGGAATTGGGTGTCTTCGAATGGGACGTCGCGAGCGGGCGGATCGATTGGTCGCCCGGCACTGAATTGCGGCTCGGCCTGTACCCGGGAAGCATGTCCGATTTCGACAGCTGGAGCGCGCAGGTCGCGCCCGAGGACCTGCAGAGCAGCCTCGATACCATTGCCCGCGCGGTTCAGGCCCGGGCCGGCCGCTTCGGCTTCCGCTATCGCTTCCGCCAGCCCAATGGTGGCGTGCGCGCGGTGGAAGGGTCGTCCCGCGCCTTCTACGACGATGAGGGGAACCTCGTGCGCACGGTGGGGGTGATCCTCGACATCACCGAACGCGAGGAACATGACTCGGAACTGCGCCAGCGCGAGGCACAGCTCCGCTCGATCCTTCAGGCCGTTCCGGACGCGATGATCGTCACCGACGACCAGGGAATCATCCAGCAGTTCAGCGCCGCGGCCGAGCGGCTGTGGGGCTACCGCTCGACCGACGTCGTGGGACGCCCCGCAACGATCCTGGTCCCGGAACAGATGCGCGAACCGCACATGACGGTGCTCCGCCGCTTCCTGCAACATGGCGAAGGCGTGATCGGTGACGTCCACACCAGCACCGCGGAGCTGGCCGACGGCCGCCGCTACCCGATCGAGATCCGCACCGGCGTGGCCAGGGTCGACGACCGCTTCCTGCTGACCATGTTCGTCCGCGACCTAAGCGAGCGGCTCGCGGCCGAGGAGCGCTTGAGCGATCTCAGCGCCGAAATCGCCCATGTCTCCCGGCAGAGCGCGATGAGCGAGCTTGCCGCCGATCTCGCGCACGAATTGAACCAGCCGCTAAGCGCGACTTCCAATTATCTTTCGGCCGCGCGGATGCTGCTCGAACGGGGCGAAGGGGCGGAACGAGTCATCGAACTGCTCCGCTCCGGCGCCGATCAGACGCATCGCGCCGGGGAGATCATCCGGCGGATGCGCGCGTTCATGGCGCGCGGCGAAGTCGAGATGCGCGCCGAATCGATCGAGCGCACGGTGCGGGACGCGGCCGACCTGGTGCAGGTCGGCACCACCCACTTCAATATCCGGATTGCTTTCCAGCTCGATCCCGAGGTCAGGTTCGTCTTCGCCGACCGCATACAGGTACAGCAAGTGCTGGTGAACTTGATGCGCAATGCAATGGAGGCGCTCCGCAGTAGCGACCGGCCCGACCGCATCGTCACGATCGGATCGCGCAAGACCGACGACCAGATGGTGGAACTAGCCGTCAGCGACAATGGTCCGGGCATTCCTGCGCAAGTATTGGAAAACATGTTCTCCCGCTTCACCACGACAAAAGGCAGCCGCGGTGGAATGGGTATTGGACTTTCGATAAGCAAGCGTATCATCGAGGCACATGGCGGCTCGCTGAGTGCCGCCAACCAGCCGGGAGGAGGCGCGATCTTTCGTTTTACCTTGCCGATGATCGAAGGGGGTCACGATCAATGA
- a CDS encoding amidohydrolase, which translates to MGASLVALAGCTTAQTRPETASADQSRAPGRGKGYSHDPYPSTYHAYPGAATLVTNVTVLDGEGGRIEGGSVLFRDGKIVAVGQNLSRDADVTVIDGQGKYVTPGVIDIHSHLGDYPSPGVPALSDGNEATGPVTADVWAEHSVWPQDPGFSRALTNGGVTTLQILPGSANLFGGRSVVLKNVYARTMQGMKFPGAPYGLKMACGENPKRVYGSKGRQPSTRMGNIAVDRQTWAKAAEYKRRWDRYEDKGGEMPGRDIAMDTLRGVLDGEILIQNHCYRADEMANVLDMAKEFGYKVTAFHHAVEAYKIADLLKENDTCAAVWADWYGFKMEAYDAVNENLAILEKQGTCAMIHSDDENGIQRLNQEVAKARMSGIKAGYGISEAQAWRWLAINPAKALGIADRTGSLKPGKMADVVLWNGNPFSVYTRPQMVWVDGALLYDANNPKLRPVSDFELGQPGEGDVK; encoded by the coding sequence ATGGGGGCCAGCCTTGTGGCCCTGGCGGGATGCACGACTGCGCAAACCAGGCCCGAGACCGCGAGCGCGGATCAGTCGCGCGCGCCGGGCAGGGGAAAGGGGTATTCGCACGACCCTTACCCATCGACCTACCACGCCTATCCCGGTGCGGCGACGCTGGTGACCAACGTCACCGTGCTCGACGGTGAAGGCGGTCGGATCGAAGGCGGCTCGGTGCTGTTTCGCGACGGCAAGATCGTCGCGGTCGGGCAGAATCTCAGCCGCGACGCCGATGTGACGGTGATCGACGGGCAGGGCAAGTACGTCACCCCCGGCGTGATCGACATCCACAGCCACCTGGGCGACTATCCCTCGCCCGGCGTGCCCGCGCTGTCCGATGGGAACGAGGCGACCGGTCCCGTCACCGCCGACGTCTGGGCCGAGCACAGCGTCTGGCCCCAGGACCCGGGCTTCAGCCGCGCGCTGACCAATGGCGGCGTCACCACGCTGCAGATCCTGCCGGGCTCCGCCAACCTGTTCGGCGGACGTTCGGTGGTGCTCAAGAACGTCTATGCCCGCACGATGCAGGGCATGAAGTTCCCCGGCGCGCCGTACGGCCTCAAGATGGCGTGCGGCGAGAACCCCAAGCGCGTCTATGGCTCGAAGGGGCGGCAGCCCTCGACGCGGATGGGCAACATCGCCGTCGACCGCCAGACCTGGGCTAAGGCCGCGGAGTATAAGCGCCGCTGGGACCGATATGAGGACAAGGGCGGCGAGATGCCGGGCCGCGACATCGCCATGGACACGCTGCGCGGCGTGCTGGACGGTGAGATCCTGATCCAGAACCATTGCTACCGCGCCGACGAAATGGCCAACGTCCTCGATATGGCCAAGGAGTTCGGCTACAAGGTGACGGCGTTCCACCACGCGGTCGAGGCGTACAAGATCGCCGACCTTCTGAAGGAAAACGACACCTGCGCGGCGGTGTGGGCCGACTGGTACGGCTTCAAGATGGAAGCCTATGACGCAGTGAACGAGAACCTTGCCATCCTCGAAAAGCAAGGCACCTGTGCGATGATCCATTCGGACGACGAGAACGGCATCCAGCGCCTCAACCAGGAAGTCGCTAAGGCGCGCATGTCCGGGATCAAGGCGGGGTACGGCATCTCCGAAGCGCAGGCATGGCGCTGGCTGGCGATCAACCCGGCCAAGGCGCTGGGCATTGCCGACCGCACCGGCAGCCTGAAGCCAGGCAAGATGGCGGACGTGGTGCTGTGGAACGGCAACCCGTTCAGCGTCTACACCCGGCCGCAGATGGTGTGGGTCGACGGCGCGCTGCTCTATGACGCCAACAATCCGAAGCTCCGCCCGGTGTCGGACTTCGAGCTGGGCCAGCCGGGCGAAGGGGACGTGAAGTGA
- a CDS encoding amidohydrolase family protein, whose product MKALLLSAAAAIGLAAPACAQDIAITNAKLVVGDGSAPVEGGTVVVRGGRVVAAGAGVAVPAGVRVIDAGGRWVSPGIFAGFTRMGIVEVDGVEATNDTSAANSPFDAALDVAPAVNPKSTPLAVNRLEGVTRAVVAPDNSSGSIFAGQGAVIDTGADMDAVTKPRAFQFMEYGEAGARAAGGSRSAAYALLKNTLFEVRDYVRNPAGFNDRGKEALLTRADAEALVPVVQGRTLLLAHVERASDILVLLQLKREMPGLKLVLVGATEGWTVAREIAAAGVPVIASAVADLPSSFEQLAATQSNIGRMKTAGVLVGIGTINQDEARQARWEKQYAGNLVALGRIPGASGLSWGEAFAAISSRTAEALGMGDEFGSLRSGRRGDVVIWDGDPLELGSSATQVFIDGVEQPMTSRQTRLRDRYWNPREGALPKAYQH is encoded by the coding sequence ATGAAGGCGCTGCTTCTTTCCGCCGCCGCGGCCATCGGGCTCGCGGCACCAGCCTGCGCGCAGGACATCGCCATCACCAATGCCAAGCTGGTGGTCGGCGACGGTTCGGCCCCGGTCGAGGGCGGCACCGTCGTCGTACGCGGCGGGCGCGTGGTCGCCGCCGGTGCCGGAGTGGCCGTCCCCGCCGGCGTGCGGGTGATCGATGCCGGAGGGCGCTGGGTATCGCCCGGCATCTTCGCGGGCTTCACGCGCATGGGCATCGTCGAAGTCGACGGCGTCGAGGCGACCAACGACACCAGCGCGGCCAATTCGCCGTTCGACGCGGCGCTCGACGTCGCCCCGGCGGTCAACCCGAAGAGCACCCCGCTGGCGGTAAATCGGCTGGAGGGCGTCACCCGCGCCGTGGTCGCACCCGACAACAGCAGCGGGTCGATCTTCGCCGGGCAGGGTGCAGTGATCGACACCGGCGCCGACATGGACGCGGTCACCAAACCGCGCGCCTTCCAGTTCATGGAATATGGCGAGGCTGGCGCGCGTGCGGCGGGGGGCAGCCGCTCGGCGGCGTACGCGCTGCTCAAGAACACGCTGTTTGAAGTGCGCGACTATGTTCGCAACCCCGCCGGCTTCAACGATCGCGGCAAGGAGGCGCTGCTCACCCGCGCCGACGCCGAGGCGCTGGTACCGGTGGTACAGGGCCGCACGCTGCTGCTCGCGCATGTCGAGCGGGCGTCGGACATATTGGTGCTGTTGCAGCTCAAGCGGGAGATGCCTGGGCTCAAGCTGGTGCTGGTCGGCGCGACCGAAGGCTGGACCGTTGCGCGTGAGATCGCGGCGGCGGGAGTCCCGGTGATCGCCTCCGCAGTGGCCGACCTGCCGTCGTCCTTCGAGCAACTGGCGGCGACTCAGTCCAACATCGGCCGGATGAAGACGGCGGGCGTGCTGGTCGGCATCGGCACGATCAACCAGGACGAAGCGCGCCAGGCGCGCTGGGAAAAGCAATATGCCGGCAATCTGGTTGCTCTGGGCAGGATCCCGGGCGCCAGCGGGCTGAGCTGGGGCGAGGCATTCGCCGCAATCTCTTCGCGCACCGCCGAGGCGCTCGGCATGGGCGACGAGTTCGGCTCGCTACGCAGCGGCCGGCGCGGCGACGTGGTGATCTGGGACGGCGATCCGCTCGAACTCGGCAGTTCGGCGACGCAGGTATTCATCGACGGTGTCGAGCAGCCGATGACCAGCCGCCAGACCCGCCTGCGCGACCGTTACTGGAACCCGCGCGAAGGCGCGCTTCCCAAGGCGTACCAGCACTGA
- a CDS encoding methyl-accepting chemotaxis protein yields the protein MLKTFNNWRLSKKMIVAFSALGLVMMSIAGAGIYVMSELGSIATRHVERGVAGTEALGQMMSHLREHRIIAISQITPSSDADRQKYVDRYAANKEALKKDIAAYEPLAGDFAPNLRKIEADIAALESVNEQIFKLTLNQGMAAALPYSKAEGKDASSAALKDVEDLVELHRERSTAANEAGQAFASKAFWTVLAISVLGIIALAFIWKLIAKTVSAPLAELSKATSTLAEGGEVQVPHRDRADELGEVAQAVELFRLAAVNRAETDRKMAETQKIVTSTLREGLSALSQGDLTAQIHADYPADYAELKTNFNEALASLRTLIGSVTESAAAIRTGSGEIAQASEDLARRTEANAASLEETSAAVTQMDGRLKATAQAATRTVERADGAISTVQGGRGIADEAVQAMARVADGAKGIDSVIEGLDKIAFQTRVLAMNAAVEAGRAGEAGRGFAVVADLVSALAMRSEEEAARARDQLTATQTDIVSAVEMVQKVDGALANISGDVAEVHSLLAQMATDNQAQSTAISQISVAIGTMDQSTQQNAAMVEQTSAAARNLSSEVSALAEQAGKFETGGAAAPKSFRPAAPRVQAKTYVSPIKALAASAEAAGADDWASF from the coding sequence ATGTTAAAGACGTTCAATAATTGGCGCTTGTCGAAAAAGATGATCGTTGCGTTCAGTGCGCTCGGTCTGGTCATGATGAGCATCGCGGGGGCAGGCATCTATGTGATGTCAGAACTGGGTTCCATCGCCACTCGCCATGTCGAGCGCGGCGTTGCAGGCACGGAAGCCCTCGGACAGATGATGTCGCATCTGCGCGAACATCGCATCATTGCCATTTCCCAAATCACCCCCTCGTCCGACGCGGATCGGCAGAAGTACGTCGATCGCTATGCTGCGAATAAGGAGGCCCTGAAGAAGGACATAGCCGCCTATGAGCCTCTCGCGGGTGACTTCGCGCCGAACCTGAGGAAGATCGAAGCAGACATCGCGGCGCTGGAAAGCGTCAACGAGCAGATCTTCAAGCTGACGCTTAACCAGGGCATGGCGGCGGCGCTTCCGTATTCGAAGGCGGAGGGCAAGGATGCTTCCAGCGCGGCGCTCAAGGACGTCGAAGACCTGGTAGAGCTTCATCGCGAACGATCGACAGCCGCCAACGAGGCGGGTCAGGCCTTCGCCTCCAAGGCATTTTGGACCGTGCTGGCGATTTCCGTGCTCGGGATCATCGCACTGGCCTTCATCTGGAAGCTGATCGCGAAGACGGTATCCGCACCGTTGGCCGAGCTGTCGAAGGCAACCTCCACACTTGCCGAGGGTGGTGAAGTCCAAGTCCCGCACCGCGACCGTGCGGACGAGCTCGGCGAAGTAGCGCAGGCGGTGGAGTTGTTCCGCCTCGCCGCGGTAAACCGCGCCGAGACGGATCGAAAGATGGCTGAAACTCAAAAGATCGTCACCTCGACACTGCGGGAGGGCTTGTCTGCGCTTAGCCAAGGTGACCTGACCGCTCAGATCCATGCCGACTATCCCGCAGATTATGCCGAGCTCAAGACCAACTTCAACGAAGCGCTTGCGAGCCTGCGCACGCTGATCGGCTCGGTCACCGAAAGCGCGGCGGCGATCCGCACCGGCTCGGGCGAGATCGCCCAGGCGTCGGAAGACCTGGCGCGCCGCACCGAAGCCAATGCCGCCAGCCTGGAGGAGACTTCGGCAGCGGTGACGCAGATGGACGGGCGCCTCAAGGCGACGGCGCAGGCTGCGACCCGCACCGTGGAGCGTGCCGACGGCGCGATCTCGACGGTGCAGGGCGGGCGCGGCATCGCCGACGAAGCGGTGCAGGCGATGGCGCGGGTCGCCGATGGCGCCAAGGGCATCGACAGCGTGATCGAGGGTCTCGACAAGATCGCCTTCCAGACGCGGGTGCTGGCGATGAACGCCGCGGTGGAAGCCGGGCGTGCCGGCGAGGCCGGGCGCGGTTTCGCGGTGGTCGCCGACCTGGTGTCGGCGCTGGCGATGCGTTCGGAAGAGGAAGCCGCGCGTGCCCGGGACCAGCTGACCGCCACCCAGACCGACATCGTCTCGGCGGTGGAAATGGTGCAAAAGGTCGACGGCGCGCTGGCCAACATCTCGGGCGATGTCGCCGAGGTACACAGCCTGCTGGCGCAGATGGCGACCGACAACCAGGCGCAGTCGACGGCGATCAGCCAGATCAGCGTGGCGATCGGGACGATGGACCAATCGACCCAGCAGAACGCGGCGATGGTCGAGCAGACCTCGGCCGCTGCGCGCAACCTGTCGAGCGAAGTATCGGCGCTGGCCGAACAGGCGGGCAAGTTCGAGACGGGCGGCGCCGCCGCGCCGAAGTCGTTCCGTCCTGCCGCGCCGCGTGTTCAGGCCAAGACCTATGTGTCCCCGATCAAGGCGCTTGCTGCGTCCGCCGAAGCTGCAGGCGCGGACGATTGGGCCTCTTTCTAA
- a CDS encoding response regulator transcription factor has product MTRTVYIVDDDDAVRASLHTLLSIRNDLLIRSYRSGDAFLQEVGDLDPGVVLLDFHMPGATGLDVLNALGKNPKFVAIVLTGQGNVGLAVQAMKAGALDFVEKPYEAEVLMQLVDTAFARLEQGSEAAARVNAAEVKIAKLSPRETDVLKGLIEGRSNKIIAFELDISPRTVEIYRANLMEKLEVRSLSEALRIAFAAGLFPNS; this is encoded by the coding sequence ATGACGAGAACGGTTTACATCGTGGACGATGACGATGCGGTCCGCGCATCGCTGCATACACTGCTTTCCATCCGCAACGACCTGCTGATCCGCAGCTACCGTTCAGGGGATGCGTTTCTTCAGGAAGTGGGCGATCTCGACCCAGGTGTCGTATTGCTCGATTTCCACATGCCGGGGGCGACCGGGCTGGACGTGCTCAACGCGCTGGGCAAGAACCCGAAGTTCGTTGCGATCGTGCTGACCGGACAGGGCAATGTCGGGCTCGCGGTCCAGGCGATGAAGGCCGGCGCGCTCGATTTCGTCGAAAAGCCGTACGAAGCCGAAGTGCTGATGCAGCTGGTCGACACCGCCTTTGCGCGGCTGGAACAAGGCAGCGAGGCGGCGGCCCGAGTCAACGCCGCCGAGGTCAAGATCGCCAAGCTTTCGCCAAGGGAAACCGACGTATTGAAGGGCCTGATCGAAGGCCGCTCGAACAAGATCATCGCCTTCGAACTGGACATCAGCCCCCGCACGGTCGAGATCTACCGTGCCAACCTCATGGAAAAACTCGAGGTCCGCAGCCTTTCCGAAGCGCTGCGTATCGCCTTTGCCGCAGGACTATTTCCGAACAGCTGA